The Microbacterium natoriense genomic interval GCGCGGTGGAGAGCCGATGGGCGATCGCGATGACCGTTCTACCTGACAGCGCTGCAGCGAGCGCGGACTCCAGATCGCGCGCCGCTCGCGGGTCCATGGCTGAGGTCGCCTCGTCGAGCACGATCGTCCCCGGGTCCGCGAGCACCACGCGGGCGAGGGCGAGCTGCTGTTCCTGCGCCCCGGTGAGCGGCTGTCCTCCGACACCGACCTCGGTGTGCCATCCCTCGTCGAATGCGTCGATCCATCCGGAGGCGCCGACCGTGTCGAGCGCTGCCCGAAGACTGCGGTCGTCGGCGTCCGGTCGGGCGAGCAGCACGTTGTCGCGGATACTCGTCGCGAAGATGTGGCTCTCTTGCGTCACGAGCAGCGCGGCCTGTCGTCGCCGCGCAGGGTCGAGCCCGGTGATGTCGACGCCGCCGACCGTCACGGTGCCGGAGGACGGGTGATCGAGACCCGCGATCAGACGAGCGAGCGTCGATTTCCCCGCCCCCGACGGCCCGACGACGGCCAGGCGCTCACCGTCGACGACCCGAAGCGTCACGCCGTGGAGCACCTCGCGGCCGGCGCGGTACGAGAAGCACACGTCGCGCAGTTCGACCGTCTCGGACGCGGTGAGGGAGCCGGCTGCTCCTCGCTCTCGCGGCGCGCGGTCGGCAGGGGCCTCAGGGTCCGGCATCCGACCCACGCCGAGCACCCTGGCGAAGGAGACGAAACCGCGCTGGAGTTCGTCCGTGCACCCGATGAGCGTTTCCATCGGAGCGACGAGCGCCGAGGCGTACAGCGTGACGGTGACGACAGCCCCGATCGACATGTGACCCTCGATCGCCAACCAGCCGCCCCACGCGAGGGACGCGAACACGGGAATGGCGAAGGCGAGATTGGACCAGGGGAGCATCACTTGTCGCAGCCGGATCCGGGCGAGCGCTGTCACCCAATGCGCCGCGATGGACTCGTCCATGGATCGGTTGCGCGCCTCTTGCAGCCCGAGTGACTCGACCGTCCGGGCGCCGGACGCCGTCTCGTGCACCGATGCGAACATCGGCCCGTAGCTCTCCCCGAGATGCCGATAGACCCTCGGCGCAAGCCGCACGTACCAGCGCATCACGACGACCAGCAGGGGCAATGCGAGAAGGTACACGGGCACCACCGGCGGGGCCACCAGCAGCGCTGCGACGACCGTGAGGGTCACGGTGACCGCCGCGATGAGCGCCTGCGGAATCGCATCGCGCACCGTCCCTCCGAGCGCGCGGATGTCCTGGGTGGTGCGGGTGACGAGCTCGCCGGTACCACCGCGCTCGATCACGCCGATCGGCAGGCGCAACGCGTTCCGCATGAACTCGTCGCGCACATCGCGGAAGACGTCCTCTCCGAGCACGAGGGCGGTCCGCGTCGCCGCGAGCAGCAGCGCTGCCTGCACCACGACGCTCGCCAGCATGGCACAGCAGAGGAGGGCGATGTCGGCGGCCGTCGCCTCGCGCCCCAGCGCGTCCACGAGCACTCCGAACAGCCGCGGAGGCGCCAAGGCTGCGATGGCTGCCGCCCCGAACAGCACCACGATCAGCACCAGCCGACCCCGATTGCGGCGCCAAAGGCCGCCGAGCGCCGACCAGACGTCTCTGCTGGTGGCGGTGGGCAGGGCCTGTTCGCTCATCGCCCCTCCTCCGCGCGCTCGGTGAGATTCGGCTGCGCCTGCGCGCGCAGCACTGCTCTGCGATACCCCGAATCACGTCGCAGCAGATCGTCGTGCGTGCCTTCGGACACGACTGCGCCGCGAACCACGTGCGCGACCCTGTCGGTCTGTGTGAGGACGAGCGGGCTGGCGGTCACCACGACGGTCGTCCGCCCTCGCCTGGCGGAGCGGATGCCCTGGGCCATGCGCTCTTCGGTCGGCGCATCGACCGAAGAGGTGGGGTCGTGCAGCACCAGTATCTCCGGATCCGACAGCAGCACGCGCGCCACCCCCA includes:
- a CDS encoding ABC transporter ATP-binding protein; amino-acid sequence: MSEQALPTATSRDVWSALGGLWRRNRGRLVLIVVLFGAAAIAALAPPRLFGVLVDALGREATAADIALLCCAMLASVVVQAALLLAATRTALVLGEDVFRDVRDEFMRNALRLPIGVIERGGTGELVTRTTQDIRALGGTVRDAIPQALIAAVTVTLTVVAALLVAPPVVPVYLLALPLLVVVMRWYVRLAPRVYRHLGESYGPMFASVHETASGARTVESLGLQEARNRSMDESIAAHWVTALARIRLRQVMLPWSNLAFAIPVFASLAWGGWLAIEGHMSIGAVVTVTLYASALVAPMETLIGCTDELQRGFVSFARVLGVGRMPDPEAPADRAPRERGAAGSLTASETVELRDVCFSYRAGREVLHGVTLRVVDGERLAVVGPSGAGKSTLARLIAGLDHPSSGTVTVGGVDITGLDPARRRQAALLVTQESHIFATSIRDNVLLARPDADDRSLRAALDTVGASGWIDAFDEGWHTEVGVGGQPLTGAQEQQLALARVVLADPGTIVLDEATSAMDPRAARDLESALAAALSGRTVIAIAHRLSTAHDADRIAVVDGGRLVALGAHERLLADGGAYAELWAAWSDDGGAADCDGNEASHAQETDRSPS